In Aphelocoma coerulescens isolate FSJ_1873_10779 chromosome 3, UR_Acoe_1.0, whole genome shotgun sequence, a single window of DNA contains:
- the YIPF3 gene encoding protein YIPF3 — MAAPGAAGGGRSGAPAAEWGGFEDNMQGGGSAVIDMENMDDTSGSSFEDMGEMHQRMKEEEEEEAEGEAGAGEEEDGEFLGMKGLRGQLGRQVADQMWQVGKRQASRAFSLYANIDILRPYFDVEPVQVRARLLESMIPVKMINFPQKIAGELYGPLMLVFTLVAILLHGMKTSDTIIREGTLMGTAIGTCFGYWLGVSSFMYFLAYLCNAQITMVQMLSLLGYGLFGHCITLFVTYNIHFHSLFYIFWLVVGGLSTLRMVAVLVSRTVGHTQRLILCGTLAALHMLFLLYLHFAYHKVVEGILDTLEGPNMPPFQRVARDIPVVSNAVVNTTAKAIALTL; from the exons ATGGCcgcgccgggggcggcgggcggcggcaggagcggcgccCCCGCCGCCGAATGGGGCGGCTTCGAGGACAACATGCAG GGTGGCGGCTCCGCCGTCATCGACATGGAGAACATGGACGACACGTCAGGCTCCAGCTTCGAGGACATGGGGGAGATGCACCAGCGcatgaaggaggaggaggaggaggaggcggagggcGAGGCGGGCGCCGGCGAGGAGGAGGACGGCGAGTTCCTGGGCATGAAGGGGCTGCGGGGGCAGCTGGGCCGACAGGTCGCTGACCAG ATGTGGCAGGTGGGGAAGAGACAAGCCTCCAGAGCCTTCAGCCTCTACGCCAACATCGACATCCTCCGGCCTTACTTCGATGTGGAGCCCGTCCAAGTGCGAGCCAG ACTGCTGGAGTCCATGATTCCTGTGAAGATGATTAATTTCCCACAG AAGATTGCAGGCGAGCTGTACGGACCCCTCATGCTGGTTTTCACACTGGTGGCCATTCTTTTGCATGGAATGAAGACCTCAGACACCATCATT AGGGAAGGCACACTGATGGGCACAGCCATTGGCACCTGCTTCGGTTACTGGCTGGGCGTCTCATCTTTCATGTATTTCCTGGCATATCTGTGCAATGCCCAAATCACGATGGTGCAGATGCTGTCACTGTTG gGCTACGGTCTTTTCGGACACTGCATCACCCTCTTTGTCACCTATAATATCCACTTCCACTCCCTCTTCTATATCTTCTGGTTGGTTGTTGGTGGACTGTCTACACTACGAATG GTTGCTGTGTTGGTGTCACGCACCGTGGGACATACCCAGCGGCTCATCCTGTGTGGGACTCTTGCTGCTCTGCATATGCTTTTCCTCCTCTATCTGCACTTTGCTTATCACAAGGTGGTAGAAG GTATCCTGGACACATTGGAAGGACCTAACATGCCACCCTTTCAGAGAGTTGCCCGAGACATTCCAGTTGTTTCCAATGCTGTAGTGAACACAACAGCCAAAGCCATTGCATTGACCCTGTAG
- the POLR1C gene encoding DNA-directed RNA polymerases I and III subunit RPAC1 isoform X1, which yields MAARRGADEMRDRVVLGEFGVRNVHTTDFPGNYPGYEDAWDQRRFEEAFRVDVIREEEDSLEFDMVGIDAAIANAFRRILLAEVPTMAVEKVFVYNNTSIVQDEILAHRLGLIPIRADPRLFEYRNQGDQEGTEIDTLQFQLKIKCKRNPQAAKESSDPDELYFNHKVYSKHMTWVPLGNQTDLFPDADFRPVHDDILIALLRPGQEIDVLMHCVKGIGKDHAKFSPVATASYRLLPDITLLQPIEDEAAETLQKCFSPGVIEIQNINGKKVARVANARLDTFSREVFRHEGLKNLVRLARVRNHYIFSVESTGILPPDVLVSEAIKILMGKCQRFLNELDSVPME from the exons ATGGCGGCCCGGCGGGGTGCGGACGAGATGCGGGACCGCGTGGTGCTGGGCGAGTTCGGCGTCCGCAAC GTCCACACCACCGACTTCCCCGGCAACTACCCCGGCTACGAGGACGCCTGGGACCAGCGGCGCTTCGAGGAG GCGTTCCGCGTGGACGTGATCCGTGAGGAAGAGGACTCCCTGGAGTTCGACATGGTGGGCATCGACGCCGCTATCGCCAATGCCTTCCGCCGCATCCTGCTCGCCGAG GTGCCAACGATGGCTGTAGAGAAGGTCTTTGTGTACAACAACACATCCATTGTGCAGGATGAAATTCTGGCTCATCGGTTGGGCCTCATCCCTATCCGAGCTGACCCTCGTCTCTTTGAGTACAGAAACCAAG GAGATCAAGAAGGCACAGAAATTGATACTCTGCAGTTTCAGCTGAAAATCAAATGCAAACGGAACCCTCAGGCCGCCAAGGAATCATCTGATCCTGATGAACTATATTTCAATCACAAAG TGTACAGTAAACACATGACATGGGTGCCCTTGGGGAATCAGACAGACCTTTTTCCAGATGCTGACTTCCGACCTGTTCACGATGACATCCTCATTGCACTGTTGCGACCTGGACAGGAAATAGATGTGCTTATGCACTGTGTGAAGGGCATAG GTAAGGATCATGCCAAGTTTTCTCCTGTGGCCACAGCCAGCTATCGACTGCTTCCTGACATTACTCTTCTGCAGCCTATTGAGGATGAGGCAGCTGAGACGTTGCAGAAGTGCTTTTCCCCTGGAGTCATTGAGATCCAGAATATCAATG GAAAAAAGGTGGCGAGAGTAGCCAATGCACGGTTGGACACATTCAGCAGAGAAGTTTTCCGTCACGAGGGTCTGAAAAACCTTGTGCGCCTGGCAAGAGTACGGAACCATTACATCT TTTCAGTGGAGTCGACGGGTATCTTGCCTCCAGATGTGCTGGTGAGTGAAGCCATCAAGATCCTGATGGGAAAGTGTCAGCGCTTCCTCAATGAGCTG
- the POLR1C gene encoding DNA-directed RNA polymerases I and III subunit RPAC1 isoform X2, translating to MAARRGADEMRDRVVLGEFGVRNVHTTDFPGNYPGYEDAWDQRRFEEAFRVDVIREEEDSLEFDMVGIDAAIANAFRRILLAEVPTMAVEKVFVYNNTSIVQDEILAHRLGLIPIRADPRLFEYRNQGDQEGTEIDTLQFQLKIKCKRNPQAAKESSDPDELYFNHKDADFRPVHDDILIALLRPGQEIDVLMHCVKGIGKDHAKFSPVATASYRLLPDITLLQPIEDEAAETLQKCFSPGVIEIQNINGKKVARVANARLDTFSREVFRHEGLKNLVRLARVRNHYIFSVESTGILPPDVLVSEAIKILMGKCQRFLNELDSVPME from the exons ATGGCGGCCCGGCGGGGTGCGGACGAGATGCGGGACCGCGTGGTGCTGGGCGAGTTCGGCGTCCGCAAC GTCCACACCACCGACTTCCCCGGCAACTACCCCGGCTACGAGGACGCCTGGGACCAGCGGCGCTTCGAGGAG GCGTTCCGCGTGGACGTGATCCGTGAGGAAGAGGACTCCCTGGAGTTCGACATGGTGGGCATCGACGCCGCTATCGCCAATGCCTTCCGCCGCATCCTGCTCGCCGAG GTGCCAACGATGGCTGTAGAGAAGGTCTTTGTGTACAACAACACATCCATTGTGCAGGATGAAATTCTGGCTCATCGGTTGGGCCTCATCCCTATCCGAGCTGACCCTCGTCTCTTTGAGTACAGAAACCAAG GAGATCAAGAAGGCACAGAAATTGATACTCTGCAGTTTCAGCTGAAAATCAAATGCAAACGGAACCCTCAGGCCGCCAAGGAATCATCTGATCCTGATGAACTATATTTCAATCACAAAG ATGCTGACTTCCGACCTGTTCACGATGACATCCTCATTGCACTGTTGCGACCTGGACAGGAAATAGATGTGCTTATGCACTGTGTGAAGGGCATAG GTAAGGATCATGCCAAGTTTTCTCCTGTGGCCACAGCCAGCTATCGACTGCTTCCTGACATTACTCTTCTGCAGCCTATTGAGGATGAGGCAGCTGAGACGTTGCAGAAGTGCTTTTCCCCTGGAGTCATTGAGATCCAGAATATCAATG GAAAAAAGGTGGCGAGAGTAGCCAATGCACGGTTGGACACATTCAGCAGAGAAGTTTTCCGTCACGAGGGTCTGAAAAACCTTGTGCGCCTGGCAAGAGTACGGAACCATTACATCT TTTCAGTGGAGTCGACGGGTATCTTGCCTCCAGATGTGCTGGTGAGTGAAGCCATCAAGATCCTGATGGGAAAGTGTCAGCGCTTCCTCAATGAGCTG